The sequence AACCCCAGATTAACCCTTCCTCCTTTTTATAACGTCTGAAAGAAGCTCACCATCAACACCGACATTCTCAAGCTCGTTCTCGTGGATTATCACGGTCACGTGTTGTATCTTGTAAACCTCCCTAACGACCTCGGTTATTCTCCTAACAAGCTCCCTTTTGGTTTCCGCATCAGCCTTCGGTCCTTCAACTATTACCGTCGGCATAGCAATCACCAAGGCTTATTTTTGTGCTAGATATTTAAAAATCCTCGCAGAGTAACATAAGAACCGTAACCTCTCCATTGTTAAGAGGCATAGTGATGTTAATGGACGCTAAAGTCTGCAAATTCTGCGCCGGTGAAAAGCTTGAAGAAGTCGTTAAAGCACTTGAGGGGGCTCATTTGCACCATGCCCAGTGTTGCTTTATGAAAAGGACGAAAGTGCATATATCGCTATAAATACAGCAGACGACGTTGTGGATGTAATTAAAGAACCTCTTGAAGACGTTAGAGCCGCTATAGACTCACCTTAGTTTCTTTTTCCATAATTTTAATAAGGTTAAAATGCAAAATTTAATGAGGTGATTTTTCATGCAAAGAGCTCTTGTAACTCTAACTCCATCCGAGAGCAAGCGCTTAATTGCCAAAGCGGTTGTGGCTATGGAAGAAGTTCAGCACGCACTCAAAAACGGATTCGTTTATATAGCAACAGGCACAACAGCCGCTTACATTGCTGAAGAAATCTTAGGAGAGAAAATCGAAAAGGAAAAGT comes from Thermococcus aggregans and encodes:
- the dmpI gene encoding 4-oxalocrotonate tautomerase DmpI, with the translated sequence MPTVIVEGPKADAETKRELVRRITEVVREVYKIQHVTVIIHENELENVGVDGELLSDVIKRRKG